In Amycolatopsis sp. EV170708-02-1, the following are encoded in one genomic region:
- a CDS encoding HAMP domain-containing sensor histidine kinase — protein MRLLSGLRPRLILAFAAMTIIGAAAAAGASYVSARTEILEAVQDAAMNQLKDRVSAYGRPLSTPPTQDQLNDFAGSLRLNAVAVYRDMRSVNGPDLTTFSPELRQTVASDGRIQFQRVDRGTIPELLVGLPVLARQPDGTMRNSGVEVYSLTSLVQQQQAIDELAKSAWQTAALVLPLAVALALLAARQVLRPVRALNTAAAQLGEGRLDVRLPAKGSDELAELVTTFNNTAAELERTVGELRAMEADARRFVADVSHELRTPLAAMNAVTDVLDEDAETLPPDTAVAARLVSGETRRLTRLVQDLVEISRFDAGRAELVLDEWDLATAIRDSLDARGWRDGEGLVTDLPEGVLARVDRRRLDLIVANLVGNAFRHGAAPVEVRLRDDGGEVTLTVEDHGPGIDPAVLPHVFDRFTKADTARARSEGSGLGLAIALENARLHGGDITAADSGHGARFVLRLPAGGTR, from the coding sequence ATGAGGCTGCTCTCCGGGCTGCGGCCCCGGCTCATCCTGGCCTTCGCGGCGATGACGATCATCGGGGCGGCGGCCGCGGCGGGGGCCAGCTACGTCTCGGCCCGGACCGAGATCCTCGAGGCGGTCCAGGACGCGGCGATGAACCAGCTGAAGGACCGGGTCAGCGCCTACGGCCGCCCGCTGTCCACGCCGCCGACCCAGGATCAGCTCAACGACTTCGCCGGCAGCCTGCGCTTGAACGCCGTCGCGGTCTACCGCGATATGCGATCGGTCAACGGGCCGGACCTGACCACCTTCTCCCCCGAGCTACGGCAGACCGTCGCGAGCGACGGCCGTATCCAGTTCCAGCGCGTGGACCGCGGCACCATCCCGGAACTGCTGGTCGGGCTGCCGGTGCTGGCCCGGCAACCCGACGGGACGATGAGGAACAGCGGCGTCGAGGTGTACTCGCTCACGTCACTAGTGCAGCAGCAACAGGCCATCGACGAACTCGCGAAATCCGCCTGGCAGACGGCCGCGCTCGTCCTTCCGCTGGCCGTCGCGCTCGCCCTGCTGGCGGCGAGACAGGTGCTCAGGCCGGTCCGGGCGCTCAACACCGCCGCCGCACAGCTCGGCGAGGGCAGGCTCGACGTCCGGCTGCCTGCCAAGGGCTCCGACGAGCTGGCCGAACTGGTCACGACCTTCAACAACACCGCCGCCGAACTGGAGCGCACGGTCGGGGAGCTGAGAGCCATGGAGGCCGACGCCCGCCGGTTCGTGGCCGACGTCTCGCACGAGCTCCGCACCCCGCTCGCCGCGATGAACGCGGTCACCGACGTCCTCGACGAAGACGCCGAGACACTGCCGCCCGACACCGCCGTCGCGGCGCGGCTGGTCTCCGGCGAGACCCGGCGGCTGACCCGGCTGGTGCAGGACCTGGTCGAGATCTCCCGGTTCGACGCCGGCCGCGCCGAACTCGTCCTCGACGAATGGGATCTCGCGACGGCGATCCGGGACAGTCTCGACGCGAGGGGCTGGCGCGACGGCGAAGGCTTGGTCACCGACCTGCCGGAGGGCGTCCTAGCCCGGGTCGACCGGCGGCGGCTCGACCTGATCGTGGCCAACCTCGTCGGCAACGCGTTCCGGCACGGCGCGGCCCCGGTCGAAGTGCGGCTGCGCGACGACGGCGGCGAAGTCACCCTGACGGTCGAAGATCACGGACCCGGGATCGATCCCGCGGTCCTGCCGCACGTGTTCGACCGGTTCACCAAGGCCGACACCGCCCGTGCCCGGTCGGAAGGCAGCGGGCTGGGCCTGGCGATCGCGCTGGAGAACGCCCGCCTGCACGGCGGCGACATCACGGCGGCCGACAGCGGGCACGGTGCCCGGTTCGTGCTGCGCCTGCCCGCAGGAGGGACGCGATGA
- a CDS encoding phosphatase PAP2 family protein, producing MALLIHEAKPTPARRPLPGRHAETRRTLSRAVFQLATGLGLAVAFVVTYVLFVHTSAGQLAENGVVRSAQSGRWSTMDWAGPLRDQDMVLVIGAAGIGLVVLALLRRKPGLLIPALSVLVLPLVAAQLLKLYVLVRPELPDGGRGPGHNSFPSGHVSAAMAILMALAFVLPQRFRPAIIGIGGVAVAWVASSTIALGWHRLSDTAGACLLGASFACLLAAWLTTRRRDLRRTPAYLVALATVLPTGIVLIGFAVLSTATDGAAQFVAALVLAALSAVGVVLVALWPLRGSAFERRTGVETRVVDDLLETRLVTRR from the coding sequence ATGGCCCTCCTCATCCACGAAGCGAAGCCGACCCCCGCCCGCCGTCCGCTGCCGGGACGGCACGCCGAGACCAGGCGCACCCTGTCCAGGGCCGTGTTCCAGCTCGCCACCGGACTGGGACTGGCCGTCGCGTTCGTCGTGACCTACGTGCTGTTCGTGCACACGTCGGCCGGGCAGCTCGCGGAGAACGGTGTCGTCCGGAGCGCGCAGTCCGGCCGGTGGTCCACAATGGACTGGGCGGGGCCGCTGCGCGACCAGGACATGGTGCTCGTGATCGGCGCCGCCGGGATCGGGCTCGTCGTCCTGGCGCTGCTGCGGCGCAAACCCGGCCTCCTGATCCCCGCGCTGAGCGTCCTCGTGCTCCCGCTCGTCGCCGCGCAGCTGCTCAAGCTCTACGTGCTCGTCCGTCCCGAACTGCCCGACGGCGGCCGCGGGCCGGGACACAACAGCTTCCCCAGCGGTCACGTCAGTGCCGCCATGGCCATCCTGATGGCGCTCGCTTTCGTTCTGCCCCAACGGTTCCGTCCGGCGATCATCGGGATCGGCGGCGTCGCCGTCGCCTGGGTCGCGTCGTCGACCATCGCGCTCGGCTGGCACCGGCTCAGTGACACGGCGGGCGCCTGCCTGCTCGGGGCGTCGTTCGCCTGCCTGCTCGCCGCCTGGCTGACCACCCGGCGCCGCGACCTGCGCCGCACGCCCGCCTACCTGGTCGCGCTGGCCACCGTGCTGCCGACCGGGATCGTCCTGATCGGATTCGCGGTGCTGAGCACGGCCACCGACGGCGCCGCCCAGTTCGTCGCCGCGCTGGTGCTGGCCGCCCTGTCCGCGGTGGGGGTCGTGCTGGTCGCGCTGTGGCCGCTGCGCGGATCCGCGTTCGAACGGCGGACCGGCGTGGAGACCAGGGTGGTCGACGATCTGCTCGAGACCCGCCTCGTGACCCGCCGCTGA
- a CDS encoding GGDEF domain-containing protein, producing the protein MRNGLEVTLVSEFGKHDRDAVSARPRGSLRGFADTLGLASARVWRLRGRAWNTLRHPAGWELWRLPPAAIVWMLGTEIAVAFWALYSGFTTSATTTDLVRFGVIAGCTIWYLVQTQHPEEQRRADDRRGEHIDQTAVWLGGAAVLLPPALSLALLLMVRVQRYSIAHKAMTTFLFTTAAHAASILGVHTITRLTSLRTWLESGTLPQRPGDIAVAAVALVGAALWYFASQTLLISIARGLAWGGWRRQKLIGSWADNADFVYALQLAACTTILGAVNIALVPLVMIGIALRSTRLSQALADTIARSQRDRKTGLLTEDSFHAPAALRLLEDQTGRRPTAFLMLDLDHFKQWNDKYGHSGGDIVLGCVSAVLRQNTRSTDVVGRWGGEEFSVLLPDTTREEAMRIAERIRVAVAKTAITGLTELASGHATNEPRAVGPIHGCTVSIGVGLSPEHSTDYGELFRAADAAMYQAKRSGRNRVVVAPSAVPPSPRVPTSPLSRARD; encoded by the coding sequence GTGCGTAACGGGTTGGAGGTGACCCTCGTCAGCGAGTTCGGCAAGCACGACCGTGACGCGGTCTCGGCGCGGCCGCGCGGTTCGCTCCGGGGTTTCGCCGACACCCTCGGCCTCGCCTCCGCCCGCGTCTGGCGGCTGCGTGGCCGCGCCTGGAACACCCTGCGGCATCCGGCGGGGTGGGAACTGTGGCGCCTGCCGCCCGCGGCGATCGTCTGGATGCTCGGCACCGAGATCGCGGTCGCGTTCTGGGCGCTCTACAGCGGTTTCACGACCTCCGCCACGACAACGGATCTCGTCCGCTTCGGCGTGATCGCGGGCTGCACGATCTGGTATCTGGTCCAGACGCAGCATCCGGAGGAGCAACGCCGGGCCGACGACCGCCGCGGCGAGCACATCGACCAGACCGCCGTCTGGCTCGGCGGGGCGGCCGTGCTGCTGCCGCCCGCGTTGTCGCTCGCGCTGCTGCTGATGGTGCGCGTGCAGCGCTACTCCATCGCGCACAAGGCGATGACGACCTTCCTCTTCACCACCGCCGCGCACGCCGCCTCCATCCTCGGCGTGCACACGATCACCCGGCTGACGTCACTGCGCACCTGGCTCGAATCGGGCACGCTCCCCCAGCGTCCCGGCGACATCGCGGTGGCCGCCGTCGCGCTGGTGGGCGCCGCGCTCTGGTACTTCGCGTCCCAGACACTGCTGATCAGCATCGCGCGTGGCCTGGCGTGGGGCGGCTGGCGGCGGCAGAAGCTGATCGGCAGCTGGGCCGACAACGCGGACTTCGTCTACGCGCTGCAGCTCGCCGCGTGCACGACGATCCTCGGCGCGGTCAACATCGCGCTGGTGCCGCTGGTGATGATCGGGATCGCGCTGCGCTCGACCCGGCTCTCGCAGGCGCTGGCGGACACGATCGCGCGCAGCCAGCGCGACCGGAAGACCGGGCTGCTGACCGAAGACTCCTTCCACGCCCCGGCCGCGCTCCGGCTGCTCGAAGACCAGACCGGGCGGCGGCCGACGGCGTTCTTGATGCTGGACCTCGACCACTTCAAGCAGTGGAACGACAAGTACGGGCACTCCGGCGGCGACATCGTGCTCGGCTGTGTCAGCGCCGTGCTGCGGCAGAACACCCGCTCCACGGACGTCGTCGGGCGGTGGGGCGGCGAGGAGTTCTCGGTGCTGCTGCCGGACACCACGCGCGAGGAGGCGATGCGGATCGCCGAACGGATCCGGGTGGCCGTCGCGAAGACCGCGATCACCGGCCTGACCGAACTCGCCAGCGGGCACGCCACCAACGAACCCCGTGCGGTGGGGCCGATCCACGGATGCACCGTGTCGATCGGCGTCGGGCTGTCGCCCGAACACTCGACGGACTACGGCGAGCTCTTCCGCGCCGCGGACGCGGCCATGTACCAGGCGAAACGGAGCGGGCGGAACCGGGTGGTCGTGGCACCCTCGGCGGTTCCGCCTTCGCCGCGGGTCCCGACGTCGCCGTTGAGCCGGGCCCGGGATTGA
- the dinB gene encoding DNA polymerase IV — protein MTTEGPILHADLDSFYASVEQRDDPRLRGRPVIVGGGVVLAASYEAKAFGVRTAMGGGQARRLCPDAIVVPPRMRAYSAASKAVFEVFGNTTPLVEGISIDEAFLDVGGLLKIAGTPSRIAAKLRKDVLEQVGLPITVGVARTKFLAKVASGVAKPDGLLVVPHDKELEFLHPLPVERLWGVGKVTARKLRERGVTTVGQMEGFGEKELVRMLGRGVGAHLHALSHNDDPRRVQTGRRRRSIGAQRAHGSRPRSPAELDATLLTLADRLARRLRAAHRVCRTVVLRMRFADFTKATRSHTLMEATEQTGAIVAAARDLLATARPLIDERGLTLIGLALTNLSKDDAIQLALPFGAKPRDALDSTLDTVRDRFGSKSITRAVHLGQVEEPWVPLLPD, from the coding sequence ATGACGACCGAGGGTCCCATCCTGCACGCCGACCTGGACTCGTTCTACGCGTCGGTCGAGCAACGTGACGACCCGAGGCTCCGCGGGCGCCCGGTGATCGTCGGCGGCGGTGTCGTGCTGGCGGCCAGCTACGAGGCGAAGGCGTTCGGCGTGCGCACGGCGATGGGCGGCGGCCAGGCGCGGCGGCTGTGCCCGGACGCGATCGTGGTCCCGCCCCGGATGCGCGCGTATTCGGCGGCGAGCAAGGCGGTCTTCGAGGTCTTCGGCAACACGACGCCGCTCGTGGAAGGCATTTCGATCGACGAGGCCTTCCTCGACGTCGGCGGGCTGCTGAAGATCGCGGGCACGCCGAGCCGGATCGCCGCGAAGCTGCGGAAGGACGTCCTGGAGCAGGTCGGCCTGCCGATCACGGTCGGCGTCGCCAGGACGAAGTTCCTCGCGAAGGTGGCCAGCGGGGTCGCGAAACCCGACGGCCTCCTTGTCGTGCCGCACGACAAGGAGCTGGAGTTCCTGCATCCGCTCCCGGTCGAGCGGCTGTGGGGGGTGGGCAAGGTGACGGCGCGGAAGCTCCGCGAGCGCGGGGTGACGACGGTCGGGCAGATGGAGGGGTTCGGGGAGAAGGAGCTCGTCCGGATGCTCGGCCGCGGCGTCGGCGCGCATCTGCACGCCTTGTCCCACAACGACGATCCCCGCCGGGTGCAGACGGGCCGTCGCCGCCGGTCGATCGGGGCGCAGCGCGCGCACGGCAGCAGGCCGCGTTCGCCTGCCGAACTCGACGCGACGCTGCTGACCCTGGCCGATCGGCTCGCCCGCCGCCTGCGTGCCGCGCACCGGGTGTGCCGCACCGTCGTGCTGCGGATGCGGTTCGCCGATTTCACGAAGGCGACGCGTTCGCACACCCTCATGGAGGCGACCGAGCAGACCGGCGCGATCGTCGCGGCCGCGCGTGACCTGCTCGCGACGGCGAGACCGCTGATCGACGAACGCGGCCTCACCCTGATCGGGCTCGCGCTCACGAACCTGTCGAAGGACGACGCGATCCAGCTGGCCCTGCCGTTCGGGGCGAAGCCGAGGGACGCGCTCGACTCGACGCTCGACACCGTCCGGGACCGGTTCGGCTCGAAGTCCATCACGCGCGCGGTGCATCTGGGACAGGTCGAGGAGCCGTGGGTGCCGCTCTTGCCGGACTGA
- a CDS encoding MerR family transcriptional regulator: MLIGEVARRSGVSSRMLRHYDSLGLVRPTGRTFGGYREYSDEDIRRIFHVESLRSLGLSLREIGRALEDPAFEPSDLVRDLIKRTEERLNREQELLDRLRAVDGSAPTGWEGVLRIVELLHGLNSPHAARRQQAVLSPAEDAPVPTELLAGAVLAEADPNVAGALRWALARAGGDGVASLASGARSEDVDVRRRAILAIAGMPGAEATAALAEALGDADPAVRARAALALGARGEDTAVPELVRMVVEGTTDVEAAEVLGALARDDGTAGRIMSALTGELATAEPAARIRLTQALVEMPPALALDVLRDLAEDDDRTVALLASALAGTLG, from the coding sequence ATGCTGATCGGTGAGGTGGCGCGCCGCTCGGGGGTGAGCAGCCGGATGCTCCGGCATTACGACTCCCTCGGGCTGGTGCGGCCGACCGGCCGCACCTTCGGCGGCTACCGCGAGTACTCCGACGAGGACATCCGCCGGATCTTCCACGTGGAGAGCCTGCGGTCCCTCGGCTTGTCGCTGCGCGAGATCGGACGCGCCCTGGAGGATCCGGCCTTCGAGCCGTCCGATCTCGTCCGCGACCTCATCAAGCGGACCGAGGAGCGCCTGAACCGGGAGCAGGAGCTGCTCGACCGGCTCCGCGCGGTCGACGGTTCGGCACCCACGGGCTGGGAAGGGGTCTTGCGCATCGTCGAGCTCCTGCACGGGCTCAACTCGCCCCACGCCGCGCGACGGCAGCAGGCCGTTCTTTCCCCGGCCGAGGACGCCCCGGTCCCCACCGAGCTGCTGGCCGGTGCGGTGCTCGCCGAAGCCGATCCGAACGTCGCCGGAGCGCTGCGCTGGGCTCTCGCGAGGGCGGGCGGTGACGGCGTGGCGAGCCTGGCGTCCGGCGCGCGTTCGGAGGACGTCGACGTCCGGCGGCGCGCGATCCTCGCGATCGCCGGGATGCCCGGTGCCGAGGCGACCGCGGCGCTGGCGGAGGCACTCGGCGACGCGGACCCGGCGGTCCGTGCCCGCGCCGCGCTCGCCCTGGGGGCGCGTGGTGAGGACACGGCCGTGCCGGAGCTCGTCCGCATGGTGGTCGAGGGCACGACCGACGTCGAGGCGGCCGAGGTCCTCGGCGCCTTGGCACGTGACGACGGCACCGCTGGCCGGATCATGAGCGCGTTGACCGGCGAGCTCGCCACCGCGGAACCCGCGGCGCGGATCCGCCTCACCCAGGCCCTCGTCGAGATGCCGCCCGCGCTCGCGCTGGACGTGCTGCGCGACCTGGCCGAAGACGACGATCGCACCGTCGCCCTCCTCGCTTCGGCCCTGGCGGGAACGCTCGGGTGA
- a CDS encoding response regulator transcription factor, which translates to MASVLVIEDDASVREGLELALRRQAHTVYTAESGELGLEKLRVFQPDIVVLDLMLPGIDGFETCRRIRSAGEVPIIMLTARSDDFDIVAGLEAGADDYVTKPIEPRVLDARIRAVLRRAVSEKPASDDAAGERHGGLVIDRAGLVVTKNGEPVSLTPTELKLLLELSRTPGQVYSRQQILSAVWDHDYLGDSRLVDACVQRLRAKIEDVPAKPEHVQTVRGFGYRFGRS; encoded by the coding sequence GTGGCAAGTGTCCTTGTGATCGAAGACGACGCGTCCGTGCGGGAGGGGCTGGAACTCGCGCTGCGACGGCAGGCGCACACCGTGTACACCGCCGAGAGCGGTGAGCTGGGGCTGGAGAAACTGCGGGTGTTCCAGCCCGACATCGTCGTGCTGGACCTGATGCTCCCCGGCATCGACGGCTTCGAGACCTGCCGCCGCATCCGCTCGGCGGGTGAGGTGCCGATCATCATGCTCACCGCCCGCAGCGACGACTTCGACATCGTGGCCGGGCTGGAGGCGGGCGCCGACGACTACGTCACCAAGCCGATCGAGCCGCGCGTGCTCGACGCCCGGATCCGGGCGGTGCTGCGGCGCGCGGTGAGCGAGAAGCCCGCGAGCGACGACGCCGCCGGGGAACGGCACGGCGGCCTGGTCATCGACCGGGCCGGGCTGGTGGTCACGAAGAACGGCGAGCCGGTCTCGCTCACCCCCACCGAGCTGAAACTGCTGCTGGAGCTGTCGCGCACGCCGGGCCAGGTCTACAGCCGCCAGCAGATCCTCTCCGCCGTCTGGGATCACGACTACCTCGGCGACTCCCGGCTGGTCGACGCCTGTGTCCAGCGGCTGCGGGCGAAGATCGAAGACGTGCCCGCGAAACCCGAACACGTCCAGACCGTCCGCGGCTTCGGGTACCGGTTCGGCCGTTCATGA
- the rnhA gene encoding ribonuclease HI, with protein sequence MAEVEIYTDGACSGNPGPGGWGAVLRYGTVEKEIYGGDPGPTTNNRMELTAPIEALESLKRRVTVDIYTDSTYVRNGITSWVRNWKNNGWMTSAKTPVKNADLWRRLDEAASRHDVEWHWVKGHAGHPENERADRLAVKGLEEVVGRPVIQPGERSARHG encoded by the coding sequence GTGGCGGAAGTCGAGATCTACACCGATGGCGCGTGCAGCGGGAATCCCGGTCCCGGCGGCTGGGGCGCGGTGCTGCGGTACGGCACCGTCGAGAAGGAGATCTACGGCGGGGACCCCGGGCCGACCACGAACAACCGGATGGAACTGACCGCGCCGATCGAGGCGCTGGAAAGCCTGAAGCGCCGGGTCACGGTCGACATCTACACCGACAGCACCTACGTCCGGAACGGCATCACCAGCTGGGTGCGGAACTGGAAGAACAACGGCTGGATGACCTCGGCCAAGACCCCGGTCAAGAACGCCGACCTGTGGCGCCGTCTCGACGAAGCCGCGTCACGGCACGACGTCGAGTGGCATTGGGTCAAGGGCCACGCCGGGCATCCGGAGAACGAGCGAGCGGACCGGCTCGCCGTCAAAGGCTTGGAAGAGGTCGTGGGGCGACCCGTGATCCAGCCCGGCGAGCGGTCCGCCCGGCACGGTTAG